A window of the Arenibacter algicola genome harbors these coding sequences:
- a CDS encoding HIT family protein, with the protein MSSIFTRIINGEIPSYKIAEDDNYYAFLDINPNALGHTLCVPKKEVDKLLDLDEETYLGLMAFSRKIGLAIEASVPCNRVGLTVIGLEVPHVHVHLIPLNGMRDATFQHKASLTPKDFTAIAEKIKANII; encoded by the coding sequence ATGTCATCAATTTTTACGAGAATTATAAACGGGGAAATCCCGTCCTATAAAATTGCCGAAGACGATAATTATTATGCCTTTTTGGATATTAATCCCAATGCACTGGGGCATACTTTATGTGTCCCCAAAAAAGAGGTGGACAAACTTTTGGACCTGGATGAGGAAACCTATCTGGGGCTGATGGCCTTTTCCCGGAAAATAGGCTTGGCCATTGAAGCTAGTGTACCTTGCAATAGAGTAGGTCTAACTGTAATAGGTTTGGAAGTTCCCCACGTGCATGTACATTTAATTCCTTTGAACGGAATGAGGGATGCCACTTTTCAGCATAAAGCTTCGTTGACGCCAAAGGATTTTACGGCTATAGCGGAAAAAATTAAGGCCAATATTATATAA
- the greA gene encoding transcription elongation factor GreA: protein MSKVSYYTAEGLKKLRDELNYLKDVERPKASQAIGEARDKGDLSENAEYDAAKEAQGLLEMKISKMEETLANARLIDESQLDTSKVLVLSTVKLKNMNNGMEMKYTLVAESEADLKTAKISVSSPIGKGLLGKKVGETAEITVPNGTLKFEILEISR from the coding sequence ATGAGTAAGGTATCTTATTATACAGCAGAGGGGCTAAAAAAATTGAGAGATGAACTTAATTACCTTAAGGATGTTGAGCGTCCAAAAGCGTCGCAAGCAATTGGAGAGGCCAGGGATAAAGGGGATTTGTCTGAAAATGCCGAGTATGATGCCGCCAAGGAGGCACAAGGTTTGTTGGAGATGAAAATTTCCAAGATGGAAGAGACTTTGGCCAATGCAAGGTTAATAGATGAATCGCAACTGGACACCTCCAAGGTGCTGGTGCTGTCTACCGTTAAACTGAAGAACATGAATAACGGAATGGAAATGAAATATACCCTTGTGGCAGAAAGTGAAGCTGATCTAAAAACGGCAAAAATTTCTGTGAGTTCGCCCATAGGTAAGGGGCTGTTGGGCAAAAAAGTAGGGGAAACCGCAGAAATCACAGTTCCCAATGGAACATTGAAATTTGAAATTTTGGAAATTTCCAGATAG
- a CDS encoding Rieske (2Fe-2S) protein: MKRILGLLFLFFLLSCDKNSTNRNPYLQEISFRFDLNLNLPLYSSLTNTGSAVYVGNAAVGTRGAFVINTGFNSYMAWEASCPNHAPNDCSTMSLNGQLVTCSCEGYQYHLFTGQLIDRPEDGKTYHDLLFYRATYSGNSVIISN, from the coding sequence ATGAAACGCATATTGGGATTATTATTTTTATTTTTTTTATTGTCCTGCGACAAGAACTCCACCAATAGAAATCCGTACCTACAGGAAATTAGCTTTAGGTTTGATCTTAATCTTAACCTACCCCTATACAGTTCATTGACCAACACAGGTAGCGCCGTATATGTGGGAAACGCCGCAGTAGGTACCCGAGGGGCATTTGTCATCAATACCGGATTTAATTCGTATATGGCCTGGGAAGCCAGTTGCCCCAACCATGCCCCCAACGACTGTTCCACAATGTCATTAAATGGACAGCTGGTTACCTGCTCCTGTGAAGGTTATCAATACCATTTGTTTACAGGACAACTAATTGACAGGCCGGAGGACGGCAAGACTTATCACGACCTACTTTTTTACCGCGCCACCTATAGCGGCAATTCCGTAATCATCTCCAATTAA
- a CDS encoding Gfo/Idh/MocA family protein, protein MNNTSYAKPMRWGIIGCGAVTEVKSGPPYQQTKDFQLIAVMRRDKEKAEDYAKRHGVPKFYSKAEDLIGDPEVDAVYIATPPDTHKHYALMVAEAGKPCCVEKPMAPSYADSLEIYNVFSERKLPLFVAYYRRSLPRFLKIKEWLDKGEIGDVRHIRWHLSKPPSTEDLDKTYNWRTDGEMAPGGYFDDLASHGLDLFSFYLGDIENAFGVSTNQQKLYTAKDAIAACWIYKNGVTGEGSWNFGTYERVDNVEIIGSTGKISFPVFDEGDVVLSNDKGTQNLFIDHPKHVQQFHVENIRAHLLENREHPSTGKSGLHTSWIMDKILGQI, encoded by the coding sequence ATGAACAATACTAGTTACGCGAAACCAATGCGATGGGGAATAATTGGTTGTGGAGCGGTTACTGAGGTAAAAAGCGGACCACCTTATCAACAGACCAAAGATTTTCAATTGATTGCCGTTATGCGCAGGGATAAAGAAAAGGCGGAGGACTATGCCAAAAGACATGGTGTTCCAAAATTTTACTCAAAAGCAGAGGACTTGATCGGGGATCCAGAGGTAGATGCGGTGTACATTGCTACACCCCCGGACACCCATAAGCATTATGCCTTAATGGTGGCAGAGGCCGGGAAGCCTTGCTGCGTAGAGAAGCCCATGGCACCAAGCTATGCGGACAGTTTGGAGATATACAATGTTTTTAGTGAAAGAAAATTGCCACTTTTTGTGGCGTATTATAGGCGCTCCTTGCCAAGGTTTTTAAAAATTAAGGAATGGCTGGATAAGGGTGAGATTGGAGATGTAAGACATATCCGTTGGCATCTGTCCAAACCTCCAAGTACGGAAGATCTTGACAAAACATACAATTGGAGGACTGATGGTGAAATGGCACCTGGGGGTTATTTTGATGATTTGGCCAGCCATGGGTTGGACTTGTTTTCGTTTTATCTTGGGGATATTGAAAATGCCTTTGGGGTAAGTACAAATCAGCAAAAATTATATACCGCAAAAGATGCCATCGCTGCTTGTTGGATATACAAAAATGGAGTTACTGGCGAAGGCAGTTGGAATTTTGGCACTTATGAAAGGGTGGATAATGTGGAGATTATTGGCAGTACCGGTAAAATATCCTTTCCCGTGTTTGATGAAGGGGATGTCGTCCTAAGCAATGATAAGGGTACTCAAAATCTCTTTATTGATCATCCTAAGCACGTGCAACAATTCCATGTGGAAAACATACGGGCGCATTTATTGGAAAACAGGGAGCATCCTTCAACTGGGAAGTCGGGATTGCATACCAGCTGGATAATGGACAAAATATTAGGTCAGATCTAA
- a CDS encoding 3-keto-disaccharide hydrolase produces the protein MKAKIICTFLIVNFITLNMFAQDPVLKSAFNGKNLKGWVVPENNIWWSVENGILRAKSGPDKKGSILWTDKEYTDFVIETDFRYDEGTVDTGIFLRNDKEQIQMGISGSLKRDMTGSPYIVGKKYPVEAQNVKEILKPNDWNTIKVIAIAGYYEVWLNNKHVMSYTSDSYVKSGPIGLQLHPNTEMTASFRNIKIGKM, from the coding sequence ATGAAAGCCAAAATAATTTGTACGTTTCTGATAGTGAATTTTATTACGTTAAACATGTTTGCACAAGATCCCGTACTTAAAAGTGCTTTTAACGGAAAAAATCTGAAAGGGTGGGTTGTTCCTGAAAACAACATATGGTGGTCCGTGGAAAACGGAATATTACGAGCCAAAAGTGGTCCCGATAAAAAGGGATCTATTCTATGGACCGACAAGGAATATACCGATTTTGTAATAGAAACCGACTTCAGATATGATGAAGGAACGGTAGATACAGGGATTTTCCTCAGAAACGACAAGGAACAGATACAAATGGGGATTTCGGGCTCCTTAAAGCGTGATATGACCGGCTCTCCCTATATTGTAGGAAAAAAATATCCCGTAGAAGCCCAAAACGTCAAGGAAATTCTAAAGCCCAACGACTGGAATACCATAAAAGTGATAGCTATTGCAGGGTATTATGAAGTTTGGCTCAACAACAAGCATGTCATGAGCTACACCTCCGACAGTTATGTTAAATCTGGACCCATAGGGTTGCAACTACATCCAAACACCGAAATGACCGCCAGCTTCCGTAACATAAAGATTGGAAAAATGTAA
- a CDS encoding DUF6807 domain-containing protein, translating into MNTRTLLLKSGLSSVLALLFMVSCKQAKSDKTAGANIQPKAEKRIKLVRNDQEKKVDVFIDDNLFTSYIYPTNIKKPVLYPLVTPKGTKITRKYPLEPSVGERVDHPHHVGVWFNYGDVNGLDFWNNSDSIKVEKRGSYGTILHKEILGMEDGNEEASLKVSMDWVSNEGKVLLKENTTFIFRGDHDEYSIDRITRLSAPNEKVIFKDNKEGVLGIRVTRELEHPSDKPDIFTDSNGIPTGVPVLNNEGVNGNYINSENIEGNDCWGKRSNWVNLRSNIGDEKISLAILDHTSNAGYPTYWHTRGYGLFAANPLGQEVFSDGKEALNLSLDQGEEVTFRHRIIVASKNLEKAELDAEFDKFSAQ; encoded by the coding sequence ATGAACACAAGAACATTACTTCTTAAATCTGGTTTAAGCAGTGTTTTAGCCCTCTTATTTATGGTGTCCTGTAAACAGGCCAAGTCTGATAAAACGGCCGGGGCCAACATTCAACCCAAGGCAGAAAAAAGGATAAAACTGGTCCGCAACGACCAAGAAAAAAAGGTGGATGTATTTATAGATGACAATCTATTTACCTCCTACATCTACCCTACCAACATTAAAAAACCCGTGCTATATCCTTTGGTCACCCCAAAGGGCACCAAGATTACCAGAAAATATCCCTTAGAGCCGTCTGTGGGCGAAAGAGTGGACCATCCGCATCACGTAGGGGTCTGGTTTAATTACGGCGATGTTAACGGATTGGATTTTTGGAACAATTCAGATTCCATTAAAGTAGAAAAGAGAGGAAGTTACGGTACTATTCTTCACAAGGAAATACTGGGCATGGAAGACGGCAATGAGGAAGCAAGCCTAAAGGTTTCCATGGATTGGGTTTCCAACGAAGGAAAAGTATTGCTTAAAGAAAACACCACTTTTATTTTTAGAGGTGATCACGATGAATATTCCATAGATCGCATCACCAGGCTTTCTGCCCCCAACGAAAAAGTAATTTTCAAGGACAATAAGGAAGGGGTCCTCGGCATTCGGGTTACACGCGAATTGGAACATCCCTCCGACAAGCCCGATATTTTTACCGATTCCAATGGAATCCCTACCGGTGTCCCTGTACTAAACAATGAAGGTGTTAATGGAAATTACATTAATAGTGAAAATATTGAAGGGAACGACTGTTGGGGAAAAAGATCGAATTGGGTAAATTTAAGATCCAACATTGGTGATGAAAAAATTTCCCTTGCCATCTTGGACCATACTTCCAATGCCGGCTATCCTACCTATTGGCACACCCGCGGCTATGGCCTTTTTGCCGCCAATCCCCTAGGACAGGAAGTCTTTAGCGATGGAAAGGAAGCCTTAAACCTAAGCCTGGACCAAGGTGAGGAAGTTACCTTTAGACATAGAATTATAGTAGCTAGTAAGAATTTGGAAAAGGCCGAGCTTGATGCGGAATTTGACAAATTTTCAGCACAATAA
- a CDS encoding Gfo/Idh/MocA family protein, which produces MDNRRDFIKKTTLASTGVVVGASAFSAKSYGNIMGANDRVVLGSIGVRGRGSNLLENFSEMYNDGVHIKTVCDVDSAVLGDNVKMAAKNQKGNKPGTEEDMRRVFEDKEIDAVVVAVPNHWHALATIWACQAGKHVYVEKPSSHNVWEGRKMVEAARKYNRVVQVGFQNRSISNVMQAMDFLHRGGIGEVFLSRGTCFKPRDSFGITPDSVSPSTLNYDLWLGPATYRPYNEKKGHYNWHWHWDTGNGDTGNQGPHQFDIARWGLNKKIHPVKVQSMGGIFGFTPQECSQETPNTQTSVFEYGDGKILEFETRGRYTNHEANLGVKIGNMFYGTEGWMEVNGSTWKAYKGKETEPFAGSEMAGSAAVGGDTSFLTAPDSKGHYGNFIDGVRSGNHHDLNCDIETGHMSTVLPLIANIALRVGETLKFNGEFEKFINNEEADLMLTRKYRYPYIVPENV; this is translated from the coding sequence ATGGACAACAGAAGAGACTTTATTAAAAAAACTACCCTTGCCAGTACAGGCGTTGTTGTGGGGGCATCTGCCTTTTCCGCAAAATCTTACGGGAACATTATGGGTGCCAACGACCGTGTGGTCCTAGGGTCTATTGGTGTCAGGGGTCGTGGAAGTAATTTGTTGGAAAATTTTTCCGAGATGTACAATGATGGAGTACATATTAAAACCGTTTGTGATGTTGACTCTGCCGTTTTGGGCGACAATGTAAAAATGGCTGCCAAAAACCAAAAAGGCAACAAACCAGGTACGGAGGAAGATATGCGCCGTGTATTTGAGGACAAGGAAATAGACGCTGTAGTCGTGGCTGTTCCAAATCATTGGCATGCACTGGCCACCATCTGGGCCTGTCAGGCCGGAAAACATGTATATGTTGAAAAACCTAGTTCCCATAATGTATGGGAGGGAAGAAAAATGGTAGAGGCCGCACGAAAATACAATCGGGTAGTCCAGGTAGGATTCCAAAACAGATCCATAAGCAATGTTATGCAGGCTATGGATTTCTTACATCGTGGTGGTATTGGGGAAGTATTTTTATCCCGAGGCACATGTTTTAAACCCAGGGATTCTTTTGGAATTACCCCAGATAGTGTATCACCTTCAACCTTGAACTACGATCTTTGGCTGGGCCCGGCCACCTATAGGCCTTATAATGAAAAAAAGGGACACTATAATTGGCACTGGCACTGGGATACCGGCAATGGCGACACAGGCAACCAAGGGCCACACCAATTTGATATTGCCCGATGGGGCCTGAATAAAAAAATACATCCGGTAAAGGTTCAGTCTATGGGAGGTATTTTTGGATTTACACCACAGGAATGTTCGCAGGAAACACCAAACACCCAAACTTCCGTATTTGAGTATGGGGACGGAAAAATATTGGAATTTGAAACTAGGGGCAGATACACCAATCATGAGGCCAATTTAGGAGTTAAAATTGGTAATATGTTTTACGGAACGGAAGGGTGGATGGAAGTAAACGGATCTACCTGGAAAGCATACAAAGGCAAGGAGACCGAACCTTTTGCAGGTTCTGAAATGGCCGGAAGTGCTGCCGTTGGTGGTGACACCTCCTTTTTGACCGCCCCCGATAGCAAGGGACATTATGGCAATTTTATAGACGGGGTACGCTCAGGAAACCATCATGATTTAAATTGCGATATAGAGACAGGGCATATGTCCACTGTGCTGCCATTGATAGCAAATATTGCCCTGAGGGTCGGGGAAACCTTAAAATTTAATGGGGAGTTCGAGAAATTTATAAACAATGAAGAAGCCGATCTTATGCTTACCAGAAAGTATAGATATCCCTATATAGTGCCGGAAAATGTATAA